The following proteins are encoded in a genomic region of Desulfosoma sp.:
- a CDS encoding pilus assembly PilX N-terminal domain-containing protein, which produces MQYRKKSSQVPERLPGVFGSWDWRIWKRKDGMALTLVLVIIAALAVLTVGLALDQAIEMRLAGNRKAAETAFRNAESGLAVAQERLARWFATDPMNLQRQRTGSATLPDWDFLFLNATPYTGSNNRKDLYDEVKLDLGWDHRFKVFARIPEDRKDDAFQDLFGENTRLVLRSVGFGPAGSQQETEMMVEAVAEPSPAFAYAQEGLGSVPSHVNMRDKNAVRATGQPLAVVP; this is translated from the coding sequence GTGCAATACAGAAAAAAGTCTTCACAAGTGCCGGAGCGTCTTCCAGGGGTGTTTGGAAGCTGGGATTGGCGGATCTGGAAGCGAAAGGATGGCATGGCCCTCACCTTGGTCTTGGTGATCATTGCGGCTTTGGCTGTCTTGACGGTGGGGCTGGCTCTGGATCAGGCCATTGAAATGCGTCTTGCCGGAAACCGTAAAGCGGCCGAAACAGCCTTTCGCAACGCTGAATCAGGGCTGGCCGTGGCCCAGGAAAGGTTAGCTCGATGGTTTGCCACCGATCCCATGAACCTGCAGCGTCAACGGACGGGAAGCGCCACGCTTCCGGATTGGGATTTCCTCTTTCTAAACGCTACACCCTACACAGGGTCAAACAACCGAAAAGACCTTTACGATGAAGTGAAGTTGGACCTGGGATGGGATCATCGGTTCAAGGTCTTTGCCAGAATTCCGGAAGACCGAAAGGACGATGCTTTTCAGGATCTGTTCGGTGAAAACACGCGCCTGGTGCTTCGAAGTGTCGGGTTCGGGCCGGCCGGATCCCAACAGGAAACCGAAATGATGGTGGAAGCCGTCGCGGAACCTTCTCCGGCCTTTGCCTATGCGCAGGAGGGATTGGGTTCCGTGCCGAGTCATGTGAACATGAGGGACAAGAACGCCGTGAGGGCCACGGGTCAACCGCTGGCTGTGGTGCCCTGA